In Brachypodium distachyon strain Bd21 chromosome 5, Brachypodium_distachyon_v3.0, whole genome shotgun sequence, the genomic window GAACATCTCACAAGAGCGAACCGTTTTAGCTTCGCGTTTTTGTAAAGTTCTGCTTGAATTGTCAAAGTTCCATATGTAGACATTGGAATCCATGCCGGCAGATATAAGATATCTACCATCTGATGTTAGAGATGGTGATGACAGAGCCTTCGACTTCCAAGGCCCTGCATTGAAGGTAGAAAGAGTGGTGTTATGATTAATGAGATCactaaatgaaaaaaagattaaaaaaatggtaGCTTTTCAAGCAAATGAAAGATGAGAACTTGTATGAAAAATCTACCTTTAAACTTTTGGACGATATCAACACCATCAGCAACTCGAATCTTAGAATCTGTCGATGTAACTAGAAACCTAGGGGGGTTGCTTGCACATAACTGCGAAGTGGCAAAAACAAATTAGTGAATTGGCATAACAATTACTTCTCAAAATACTTGTATAGAAATATTCATCAATTATCAAGGCAGAAATCACACCTGTACACTCTTGATCCGACTGGCAGCAGATTTCTTCCCTTGCATAAACAATTCTTTGTCTAGTTGGATGTCTTCACCTACAAAAATGGGCCGCTCAGTTGACAGTACTAATACACCATTAGAGACACCCAAATTCCAAAGTAACAGAACCACATGGATAAATAATGAGTTCTATGTACCTGATTGATCATAGAAGCGACATACTCCTGTGGTCGTGCCAACAACAAAACCCTGATTTGCAAAAGCATGAATTAGGATCCAATGATGTAAAATAATACGCAATACTATTTTGATCAGATCCAAACCTTTCCATCTGATTGGTAACTAACAGCACTTATGATATTTCTTGTATCAGCCCAGTTGACTACTCGCCGGTCTAAAACATCCCAGATGCGGACTTTACCATCTATTGAACCACTGATGAAGTATCTTTCGTCAGTGGGGTTGAATTGAACACACGTCACTGTTCACAAATTCAAAGGAAATTCAAGTTCTTATCGAGAAAAATATTGAAACTATATTGGCTCAAAGTTTGGAGAATAGCACAAGACATCGCAACAACAATACTAatagagaaaacaagaaatgaCAAAGCGCAAGGTGTTCGGGCATCAAAGCACATGATAGTTCACTGATGATATGTCTGCTTACCGTAGTCTTTGTGTTTGAATACTGCAAGACAACCATCAGAGCCCGCTTTCCACAAGCGGACTGTCGTATCTTTTGATGAGGTCAAGAGATACTGCAGTTAAAGCAATCACACGAATGTAAGCAAATGTAACAAAAGAATATTCTAGGACTATGTTAGAAAGTTGCAATATTTTGGGTGAGTATCTTGAGTGTGACTATGAGTCATTGGCATCTTTAAGAGAATACAGAGCGAAACTTACATCTGATTTTGACCATGTCATATCTAGGACATCACTTGTATGGCCATGGAATTCATGTAAAGGGGTCTCTGAGATGTGGAAACCCTTATTTGGCATTACTGCAAGGGCCCGACTCTGCCCCTCTGCTAGCTTCGGCTTAAGGATATTAATTTTCTCTACATATTCATGACGATGGTTCTCTTTACCATATATTTTAGAGTATGCTTCCACTTCTGTAATCTGCCATATTCTTACAACACAGTCTTCACCACCACTTGCTAAATACCAGCCAGATGGACTGAACTTCATCACTTTGATTAAACCTTTGTGAGCTCGGATTTCTTGACCCATATAGACAGCAGAAAATtctgcatttttcttcttctggtgCTGAACTCTTGTTCTGGATGGTATACTTGTTGTGCTGTTCTTTACATGGACATTAGACTTGCATATTCCACCAAAGCTCCTCTTTTTCATGAAGCTTTTGCACAAACTCTTGATATCATTTTTCTTAATACCAACAGCCCTTTTTGTCTCTGCTGCAGGACTGTTGCAATAAGCCTTTCGAAATAACTTCTGAACAGATCGAGAAACCCCAACTAAGCTTTCAAACTCCAGAAAAGACAGCACCTTGTCTGTTGCAACCTCCTTCAGCAAGCTAGTTAGTCCGTCATGACCGCCATTGTGAACTACATATCTCTTTCCGCTGTCCAGATCCCTAATGCAACAGGCAGCATCAAATGATGATTCATTGTCCAGACTAGATGAATTCAAAGACGAGATGCCACTGATAGTTCTTTCCTCCAAGTCAGCATCAGAGTCCTTGATTGCTATTTCGTCCTGGCCTTGAGAAGGATCCCCTTTAGCAGCAGCAAAGTCGTCAAACCCCATCCCCTTCAAGAATCTTTGCCGCCTTTCTTGAACACTCATTGGCTCACTCGCCCAAATCTCATACTCAAACTTCCTTGGTGCCAATCCTTCACCACTCGTGCTGCAATCATCTGATGATGAAGGCTCCCTTGCTGATTCAATATCATCAAATGCATCAAAGAATGTATCATCCCTGTCTGAGTCGGATCTTGGCATATCCCTATCTGAGTCGGATCTTGGCAGAGAGGTCTTCTCACACCACAGGGAAAGCTTTGTAGTGGTCTAAAATGTCATCTGCAATTGACAAGCAAATGTCAGCGTGATGATATAGTATAAAGCACAAAGGCGAGAGCATGAGAAAAACATAATAAACAGAAAGAGACGAGTTAAACCAAAAAATAAACCTTGATCAGTCACACAAAAATCAAACTTTTTTTAAGATTGCCCATGAAGCATAGAAACTTGCCATGGTATATCAACATTCTTCTTTGTGCAATGGGTAGAACAACAATAGGAACCAAAGAAATGTACaggtcaagaaaaaaaacagcacgGAAAGATACTAAGAAACAAGTGGGCAAACTGAGATTAATTCTCAGGCGTGCAGCTCTGCAGCATTAGGCAAGCAACACAGAAACGTTATGTACTATATGTAATGCAAAGAAACAACAAGCACTGAGACCTTTAAGATGAACTCGAAATAAATGAACTGAGTAATTAGCAAAGAGCATCGCCAAAtcatatacggagtagtatatcTATCATGAAACAACGTACCAAGTGGACACacaagaagaaacagaagaaaCACGCCTAATTACGAAGAAACCAACGGCAcagcccctctctctctcccaatcCCAACTAAATCACAGAGACCCAGAGAATCATTATTCACACCCTGTGTCCTGCTCACCAACAAGGCAACAACTCACCAACACAACACTGCCAAACCGTACCCACGTCGATCGCCCCGCCGGCAGAAACAGGCACCCGACCCacacgggcggcggcagcaacaTGGCGTGCGCGCGCGCAGATCCCAAGGAACTGGCACAAAGCAACAGCTAAAAAACAGCGCAGAAAGGCGGCTAAACAGACAaaagtaagaaaaaagaagaagggggaaGTACTTTCGTTTCAATTGCTAGGACGGCACCGTAAAAACAACAGCTGTTGCCGCTACACCGTGTAGCTTGGCGTACCGTGGCTGCTGCGTGCCCGATCGGAGGTGGATGGCCCGCCCGGCCCGAAGCACGGGCCCAGCGACGTGCCATGCCGCCGAGCGCCGGCTATTCCATTAACTTCTAGTGCTCTACTCGTAGGAGCAGTACTACCTCTACGCCGACGGCCGGAGAGGCTCAGGCGTAGGTGTGTGGTTGGCCATTAAAGCCGCGTCTTTATTCTGCCCTCATCAAAGAGTGAAAGATGAAGGAGcaaccttttgtttttggtcAGCAACTAAAGATTTGTAGGGAGGAGAGCCTTTTTGGTTCTTGTGCAGAACAATTCTCGGATCTTCACCTTCCTATTTTTCCAGAATGATCTCTTTTTTATCTCTTCCAAAATACTGGAAGTAGAGGAACTTTACTACTGGTGGCAgagcagtagtagtagtactaaaATCCACAAGGAAGCGAGTAAATGTGATGTGAATGAAAACGGATCGTCTGGCTCCGAAGGAGTAATCTCGACTGCACGGCGCCATTCAAGGGACAATATGATCGCACCGATGTTTTAATGGGACAACAACTACTGGTACTACATGAAAAAAGAGCAACGCTCTTCCGTTTCGAAACGGGTGGAAACAATAATGTCCCAAAAATCTTGCCTTTCCTAGTGGCGCGATGGGGAGGTGCTTTGGGACTGCCAAAATGTCGCGGAGCAGCATGCGCCTTTCCCGTTTCTGCGAAACAATTCCAGCTAAATCTCGGGAGCGCAAGCAATTCAAGGCCtaaaaaatccaaaaatttgaaaggaaaaaaaaacgaaataCACTCGAAAAAACGAAGCATGTCTCACCGCCCAAGAACTGTTCCATTCAAACAGGAACACCCCACAAAGGAGAAGAACCGAAATAGCAAATCACTGTGCCATTCCAGTAAGTAACGAGACCATACGGATCGACCCCAAAGGAAAGGATAAAGGAGTGCGCAAATCCGAATCTATTCACCTTCGCAAAAAGCACTGACGACGAggcgcgccggcgaggagaATCGGTTCTTCTTCCGCGGCTTCTCTTGTCCTCCTTGCCTCCGGGCTCCGGCTGCCCCCGGGTGCagccaaccgccgccgcccgtgtcCGGCCGCGCGGCGCGACAGGGGATCCCGATTAGTCCTGCTCCCTCCCAGGCTCCCAGGCGGAGGGTTCGATGGAGGGGACAAGGGGAATGAGGGTCTCCTTCCGGTTCGAGCTTGGGGATTGGGGTGGTTCTTCTTGGACTCCACCGATCGCCCGCTCCCTCCCGAGCTGTGGCTTTGTACCTTGTGGTCTTCGTTTCCTAGGCGTCGCTGTTGTTTCCTTCTAATCGAGCGAGCTGTACTGCTAATCCCGACGCGTTGTCTTTAAATCCGAGTCTCGTCGCATTCTCCGGGAGGCTACCGGGCTGAGCCGGTCTTTGCCCTCTTTGGACTGGTAATTTGTTATCCTAGCACTACTGCATGTGACGCGCCACGAGAGACATACGAAAATTCCGCTGGGACTGCCTCACAAGTTTACAAATGttcttttcttaaaaaaaaaaagtttacaaATGTTCTCTATCCGGCGTTCAGTACTTTTCGAGGCTCTTGATTAGGTCTCTTGACTTTTAAAACTTCCAATTTCCGGTCAAAGACATGGTGATGTGGAATTCAACATAAGCATGCCCAAGACAAGTAACTCGAGGACAAACTATAATTTCATCAAATCGTCTAGGTTCGTTCTAAGCCTAGGACACCGTCGACCGAGACCATAGCACAGACATACACAAATCAGATTTCAGGACGGCGTATACTTCATCCTCATCATTGTTTCACAAGCCGGCAACTCTGAGTCCACCGTAGAACATCACGAGTTAAGTCCATATAACTCCGTGATCTACGGGGGATTACGGGGAAGCGGCGAAATTACCGGCGCCAGTATATACCGGCACCATTTCGTCCGTTGGATCCGCCAGGGCCAGCCGAGATCGTCGGTGTGCGCTGGCGCCGGCGCAAATCCCGAGCGAGGGAGGGTAGGATCGCGTGGTCAATCCGCGCGGCACCGGTAAAAAGAGATTGCGTGGGAGATGGACTACTCCACCTCCTGAACTACCAAATCTGGTGTTTAATCCCGTCAACTTTGTAAAATCGGGCAAATCACCCTTTCGGACCGGTTTTTGTAGGTGGTTTTGCCCACTTGGCGAATTGGAAGTGCCGCAATCACTACGGGGATCGGTTGGGGACGGCgtcaacccccccccccccccaaccccCACCCCCGAACTTTCACCGTCCCTTTTCCAGTTCCTCGGTAGATTTCAAAACTATGCAAGTTAACTAGTAAGCATGCTCAAGTTCATGCTCTTTTGGCTATGTATGTGATGTGTAAGCTTGGTAGCAACCGAAGTTATATGGTCAACTGAAACAGAGCGGGAAAGGAGGGGAAAGTTCAGGGGGGTTCTCGTCGTAACTGATTCCGCCTAGAAATATCCAGCGTGTTACTTCCAATTCTCCACGTAGGCAAAACCACCTGCCAAGCCAGCTAAAACTGGTCTCAGGGGGTAATTTGCCCGGTTTTACAAAGTTGAGGGGATTGAACACCCGGTTTTGTAGTTCCGTGGGTGAAGCAGTCCCTTTCCCATAGTCCAGGCCGTTGTATGGACTTAACTCCTAGATTGTAGTTGTTTCGTCCTCTAAAAGAAAGATTGTAGCTGTTTcgtcctctaaaaaaaaagattgcagTTGTTTCGTCTACTTGATTTTGCGTGACTTTTCCCTGATCAAATTGATTGATTTTTTCGTAGCTTATAATAGATAGAGGGAAAATTAATTCCGGATGTGGCACAATAGCTaatgaaagagaaaaaaaacatctatCTCTTAGATTAAATATTGTATTTTCGCGTAATCAACACAAAGATGTTAAATATCTCTCATAAAATCATTAAATGGCAACTACTTTAGACACTctctccaatcctaaattattgtcgttgttttattttaaatttgaaataaaactacgccaacaatttaggatcggagggagtacttaattaTGTGCTAAGGGACATTACTTAATGATTGATGTATTGTGACAGACGTCGAGCGTTTGCATGGGACGTCATGTACCCTATGGATTTTATCTGACTTTATACTTTTATGATGATCATTTAAATCAGATTTCTAAGGATATAAATGAATTTCTGAGGATGGAGGTTTAAAACATGCGTTTGGAATAAAAGTTAATAAGACAAAATTACCTACTTtctttatatatatttaataTAAGGCCACACcctaaaaaaatgaagagaaTGTATTCGGTGGAAACTGGAAACCACATCACAACAAAATCTTCTTGATAATCATGTTTAAGGGTTtctaaaaatttcaagttcagaCTTATATTAACCTAGGACGTATGTGGAAAACAAATTCAACAACGAGTAGAAAACAAAGTCAGGTTCAGACTActattctttgtttgtttttttggacATTTCAAACGAAATTGGGCTTTCTCTTACATGTTTAGATGTTTATAAAACTCCACCTCTTGAATGcacaatattttttaaaacttttaaacatAATTCCTTCAAATAAATTTGAAGATCATGTTACCAAAAGGAATCTCAATAAAGAGGCCATTCCAAAAGGAAATAATGAAGCAGAATCAAAAGATGTAGTAGGCCACAAATGAATTATTTGAACAAATAAAGGAACCGAAATCAAAACATTTGTATAGACAAAACAAATCATAGCTACCAACATTTATGGTATCCATATCTTCCAGCTCAATACATTACAGAAAGAGATCGAGACTGACCTAGCTGTTGTCACTTGTAGGACATACCCATACCCAAATCCCGCGTGCATCTAGACAAAACCCTTCTCAATACACTCTTCACTACAGTTCTTACTTTGCAACGAGTATAAAAGGCAGTGGGACAGTGACTTGAATGGGGTAACGGAGCCAAGATCAGCTGGTGGCCTGGATTAATTTAGCATCCACCCCTCCCTCCAATTGGACGCTTTTCGATCCTGCAGATAACCCACCACTACACCATTCGTCTTTCTACGCAAAGATTATTCCACTTTTAGATCCTTCTGATCGCATAAGAGGATTTCCACTTTACTTTGTGGATTGCTCTTCCTACCGGCCGGCCGGTTTCTGCCTGCGTTCCCATGTACTGCTAGAGTTCCACGGGAAAGGGCACAGTACAACGTTTTCCTTCCAGAtagatataaaaaaaatgctttagCATAGAAAATCTTCCAGGCTATACATAAACGGGTCTAATCTGGCAACGCTAGCTTGCATAATATACCGGAGTACGCGGTTAACAACTTTCGTCGGTGTGCTGGAATGGACTAGTTAGTTGTTGCTTGCTCCTGTTCGTTTTATTCTTGTTTTTGCGAGGCTACAGGTTGCCACATGGCTGTATCATTCTGGGTATTGGTTGACAAGCCAGTATTACTACTTGTTATTTCCTTTTGTTCACTTGAAAAGACGATGATAAATTAGGGTTGCTAAGCACTAGACGCATGGCTGCTTTTCCAGAGAATATGTGATGTTTTCTGGCTGGTCGAGTCTTGACAAAGAAATGCTGCCAAGCTCTGCACACAGAACTGAAGGCATCTCCAAATAGGGGCGTCAGAATGCAGATAGATATTATAAGCTAAAAAAAATGGGAGGCAGATAGTGATGCTATGCACGGCAGCTACTAGCTCTGAAACGATGTCACCGAGCGTCTGAAGGAGTTTTCAGATTGCACCAGGAAGCAGACTACTCCATCTCAAAGGCAGGCACAGATAAATACTGGAACAAGAAGCTAAGCTTTCTAATGCACATGACCATTAACAAGCACGGGAATTAACGCCTCTGTGCCAAACACGTTGGTCAGGGAATGAGCACGCACCTAAAGCCTTTGCAGCGGAGCGGGGCAGAGTAGTAGAGCAGAGCAGTTTGGTCCTCCGGAGTTGCTGCAGTGTTCAGGAGTGCAGGCCCTTAATTTATGGGGTAGCGATAAGAGACAATAAGCATCTGCGATGACAAAGCTTTAGCTGTGAAGTCAAaggctctcctcctcctccaaacAGCAGGGAGATAGATAAGCATGTGGCCCTGATCAGCTTGACCCGTCTATTAACCCAGATATAAACTAAACCGCCAAAGATTCCGCAGTTTTTACATGGATCCCCTTTAACTCCCAAAAGCGCTTTTGATCGCCAGAGGGGACCAGTTCTTGTTTAACAAGCCGTGTGCTGCTGTGCTTTAATAACTGCGCGCGCGGGTCGCATGCGCCATACAAAATCGTGACGATTAACTTTAAGATCTTTCCAGTGTACCCTAATCAGCCGTCAACATGGCAAAGGCCCCGGCGAGAAGCATGCTCGTCTCTCTGACTCTGAAGGGAAGTAGCAGGGACTGTCACTGACATGCACGGCCGTCAGTACTGGATTAGTATGTTTTACACGACTAACTTCCAGCCGCGGTAAAGTTCGTCGTGTAGCCTCTGACTGACGTTTAGGACATGGATTAAGCATGTGCCCGTATTTCGGGGGGCAAGCCATGAGCACGACGTATCCGTTGTTTAATTTAGTTCCGTGTCTTGGGCTCTTTGGCTAATGGCCACGCTCGCAAATTGCATTGCGGGAGCGGAAACATGCAGCCAAGTGGAGGCGTGTTCTCCAGCCTTCCAAGTCCACGGCTGCCGCGGCCAGCAGAAGTGCAGAACGGTTGTCACATGGAGGGGATAGTGGACTAAAAAGGCATCGTTCGAGCTGGACAAATGATCGCCTTTTCGGGATCGCTTTTTGCGGGCGTGGCAATGTGAGGCGGGGTCGTGGCAGGCGAGATGGCCACGAGCCGGCGAATGAGTGAGCTTTTTCAGGGGGGGCAATTATGCAAGAGGGGTCTGAATCTCCTGGGTTTAATCTGGCACGAATCGGGGGCGTATCGGCTGTGGGTAATGTAGTTAATTGCAACAGGGATATCATAGGATTTGGAGACTGGGACGGCATCATACATGTGTTTGGCTGTCAGCCTGTCAGGGTCGGTACACCGGGGATTACGATTGTGTCAAGTGGAGTCTGTCTACCAAGTACCAACCAGTTCGACGCAGACTCACGGCAGTGTGGTACGCCGTGTCGCCTACGCGGCATGCGGGGTAGGGTAGTACTGTACCACGGTATAAACCGTTCCATAATTTATTGTCCAAACATTCATTTTGagtcaaatttgaaacaagaattataTAAAAGAGTGAGTAGCCCGAGGAGGTAGATGTTTGCTTACATCCCGTCAAAGTGTATATACCCTTTGAGGACGCGAGTTTAGTCCCTTCATAAGGCACCCCTGCAGTGTAAACTTGCATCGTTTCTGCATGTAGTTCTGTAGGTTGTATCGGCCACACGGTCTGTACTCGGTCGAGGTCTTTTAGCAAGTGTCTGTACTCGGCTCCAGTTGCTTAATGATCATGAACTCAATCCCGCttcaattttttctttcacGCTTGCATGAGCTGTGTGCattgtgcctttttttttcttttggtcaCTGGTATTTTTATCCGATCTTCTCTAGCTCTATGAGCCGGGTATCAGCTTTTCTTACGGGCTGTACTCGTCGAACCAGCAGGGGAAAAGCCCGTTCTACTCAGCGAACTCTGTCACGGTTTTTTTTGGGTTCTTTTACCCGCAGGCCTCAAGGGACGGGGACGGGCCATGTGCCATCTCGGGTAGCCCAACACAGCCCAGTCAATCCAGTCTCTAGCTTAAGGCCCACAGAAGCAAACGGGCTAGCACAATAGAGCACGACCAATCTCCTCCATCTCgctcccctcaaaaaaaaaaaaatctcctcCATCTCGCCGCGATCTCCACCGAATCCCGACACCGGcgatggccgccgccctccgctcctcttccgccgccgccgtgcgccgcGTTCTCCGCATATCCCAGGCCGCCTTGACCACGCTCCCCTCCCCTTCACGTCCTGCCGCGGTGGTGCCGTTCTCGCGCTCGATCGCCGCCATCTCAGGTCCTCCTCGCACTGCATCTTGTTGGTTTGCTAGTCGATGATTGATGATGCCATCTGTTTTTATCTGGATTTGCGCCAATCTCTACTTAGGTTTCTGTGCGGTTCGCTTGCTTGTTTAGGCTAGGCTGCCCATAGAGTTTCAAACTGGGATCTAGTCCTTTTGTTACGCTACAGAATGTTTGAAGGATGTTGCCGTAGGTTGGCATAACATGGCAGCTTACAGTTCAGATGTCTGGCCCCCAAAGGTTTTTTTTCTGCTATTGTTGCCATCAAATGATCGAGCACTTAAATGTACGAAACATACTTTTTTTAAACCGATGCATCAAATGGTTTAATTTAGCAGTACAAAACCTATGTATTTTACTTCAATTCGTGGAAAAAACACTTATGtatttatactccctccgtccaacaaaagatgtctcaactttgactaaatttgaatgcatctatacactaagtcatgtctagatgcattcaaattttgacaaacttgagacatcttttgttgacggagggagtactaatatTGCTTGGCAGCAAgaataccttttttttattggagGTATGGTTTTACATTGTTTAGAGTATGTTGTTGATAAAACTATGCAGTGATAAACTGTCTTATGTTTTTTACTGCGataatatagtactccctccgacccatattacttgtctcaaattttcccaaatatggatgtatctatgtttaaaaagcgtctagatacatgtaatatttcgacaagtaattctggcCGGATGGAGTATCAAGATTGGTAATTATGCCAAAGATAATTCTTATCCTTATCACTCTTCATATGCTGCAATCCtaatattgtactccctccgatcctaaattgttgtcgaaatattacatgtatttagacgctttttaagaatagatacatccatatttgaacaaatttgagtcaagaatttaggatcagagggagtacctttaGTTCAAACTCCATAGTTTACCTATGTCTTATTATCTTGTGCTCAGTATTGATAAACTTTTGCATGTTGTAAAGGTGGCAACAATGCTTTCTCGTGCAACTTCAGGCGCTTGCTCAGTTCAAATGAAAAGCATCTGCCCGCGATGTCTGACCCAGAAATTGAATCTGCTTTCAAGGATTTGATGGCTGCTAGCTGGAGTGAACTTCCACAGTCTCTTGTAGAGGAAGCAAAGAAAGCCGTATCAAAAGCTACCGATGATGCAGCTGGTCAAGAGGCTTTGAAAAATGTATTTCGTGCAGCTGAGGCATGTGAAGAATTTGGTGGAGTTTTAATTACCCTGAGAATGGCTCTTGATGACCTTTGCGGTCTAACTGGTGAGGTCGGTAATTAATTCATCCCCTTGTTGTTTTACTTTCTGCCGAGTTCGGTCTCTTACCAAGCCTAACTCTTGCAGAACGTGGGCCCCTTGCCTGGTTATGTAGAAGATGCTGTGAAATCCACGTATAGTCGATACATGACATATCTGGAATCTTTTGGCCCCGATGAACATTACCTACGAAAGAAGGTGGAGAGTGAGTTGGGGACAAAAATGATTCACCTTAAAATGAGATGCAGTGGCATAGGGTCAGAGTGGGGAAAGGTATGTTTATCTTGGTTGCTACTTTCTCCAGTAGCATGAGTGATGATTTACCTCCATACCAGCTTTAGGGTGAGCGTCCATGGTTTTTATGTGCTGTGACAGGGCATTTCTTAGTTCCATTTAAAATGATGTTTAGCTGTTGCCTTCTGTATTAGCTGGTGTCGCATATGGAATAAAATGATCATACTTCTAACGACTTTTTAACCGAGTTAGTTTCTGCAGTTTCTTCTGCATTGTGTCATGATTATCATTTTGAGCAACGATATATTAATCGTTATATGACGATGATGTTAGTCAATGTCTTGcttggtactccctcctgtttgttTAGAAGGCACACACATATTCCTAGATCATCTATTTGACCACCAAAATATGAGTGATATGCCACAAAAAGTAATACTGTTAGAAACTTCTTTCGGATACAAATTCAATGGTATACTTTTTGTACAATATAATACATATTGCATTTgtcaaattgatgatctagGATTCTGCATGTGCCTTATATACTGAAAAtgagggagtacatcagtaCAATACAAAGAAAGACATGTGATAGCTTCGAATGACTAAAAGACTTCAATGGACTATGACCATCATCCTGTTTACTGTTTCATTTGATTTGTAAAACAAATATATTCAGAATTACACAAATTTGGTACAACTTATACTTCACAGAAAAATATTAGCGCATTTCAGTTTATCCTACAGTGTTATATGCCACAGAGCACTTGGTAGGGGAAAATGCATTCTATTTTTTTGTATTGTTTATTTGTAAATCTACTTGTAGTACTTCTAATTGAACACTATACACGCCGCTGATTGCATGTGCATTTCATAGAGAACGGTTTCTTTTTCCTGTAATGTGTAACAATAAAAAGAAACTGCTACTGGGTTACCACGAGGTAGCAGTTAGTGCAAACCCTGGCTACTGGCTAGGGTGCAATTTTCACTCAGTTGAATCAGACCGAATTATGTTGGTCCGGGCTAATCTGAACTCGTTTTGAAAATTTAAAGTATTAGCATGTTTCCTCTCCATGTTTCACCATATGCTAAACGAAACACAGGATTCCTGGACAGGTGTTATCCGGTTTTCCTACATGTTTTTTCAATGTTTCACATTATCACTAGAAACTGGCCAGTACAGGCAGCTCGGCAAAGATTATATATGTGTAGGTTTCTTGACCCACTCGCAGCAGTGTCTGGTGTGCAAATGGAAGATGGAATGCAATTGTTCCTCTTGATATTTTGGTCTTGCATTGAATTGTTTTCTGTTGAAGACATAACATGTGCAGAATAATGTTCTGCCTGTACAGTAGCTGGTTGACTTGTATTTCCTGAACTGAAGTTTAATTTATTCAGTATT contains:
- the LOC100844520 gene encoding WD repeat-containing protein 44; this encodes MPRSDSDRDDTFFDAFDDIESAREPSSSDDCSTSGEGLAPRKFEYEIWASEPMSVQERRQRFLKGMGFDDFAAAKGDPSQGQDEIAIKDSDADLEERTISGISSLNSSSLDNESSFDAACCIRDLDSGKRYVVHNGGHDGLTSLLKEVATDKVLSFLEFESLVGVSRSVQKLFRKAYCNSPAAETKRAVGIKKNDIKSLCKSFMKKRSFGGICKSNVHVKNSTTSIPSRTRVQHQKKKNAEFSAVYMGQEIRAHKGLIKVMKFSPSGWYLASGGEDCVVRIWQITEVEAYSKIYGKENHRHEYVEKINILKPKLAEGQSRALAVMPNKGFHISETPLHEFHGHTSDVLDMTWSKSDYLLTSSKDTTVRLWKAGSDGCLAVFKHKDYVTCVQFNPTDERYFISGSIDGKVRIWDVLDRRVVNWADTRNIISAVSYQSDGKGFVVGTTTGVCRFYDQSGEDIQLDKELFMQGKKSAASRIKSVQLCASNPPRFLVTSTDSKIRVADGVDIVQKFKGPWKSKALSSPSLTSDGRYLISAGMDSNVYIWNFDNSSRTLQKREAKTVRSCEMFFSKDVTTAVPWPGVHQDRHVKPSCLTEKSVSTPSLRRQGECRSPGAWFFADVMRGSVTWPEEKLISAKPVNGPRLADCLSAISAAWNMVIVTASRGGVIRSFHNYGLPVRL
- the LOC100844831 gene encoding succinate dehydrogenase subunit 5, mitochondrial — protein: MAAALRSSSAAAVRRVLRISQAALTTLPSPSRPAAVVPFSRSIAAISGGNNAFSCNFRRLLSSNEKHLPAMSDPEIESAFKDLMAASWSELPQSLVEEAKKAVSKATDDAAGQEALKNVFRAAEACEEFGGVLITLRMALDDLCGLTGENVGPLPGYVEDAVKSTYSRYMTYLESFGPDEHYLRKKVESELGTKMIHLKMRCSGIGSEWGKITLIGTSGISGSYVELRA